One stretch of Pedobacter riviphilus DNA includes these proteins:
- a CDS encoding YceI family protein codes for MLQYKTIALIATTVVASSFIALNGPKPKLKVATEATSRKLVNYKVSPEQSKLTWLAKKVTGEHSGTINVTSGSLTLDNKVLKGGSFELDTKTIAVTDLTDKETNAKLLGHLKSADFFAVDKFDKATFNITSAKSTGAGTYDVKGKLTIKGITNEISFPATVKQEGNKVTANAKITVDRTKYDIKFRSKSFFENLGDKAIYDDFELNVQLVANN; via the coding sequence ATGTTACAGTATAAAACGATTGCACTTATTGCTACCACAGTTGTAGCTTCATCTTTCATCGCTTTAAACGGGCCTAAACCTAAACTAAAGGTAGCTACCGAAGCCACATCAAGGAAATTGGTAAACTATAAAGTAAGCCCTGAACAAAGTAAATTAACATGGTTAGCTAAAAAGGTAACTGGAGAACATTCAGGCACCATCAATGTAACTTCTGGATCGCTGACTTTAGATAATAAAGTGCTAAAAGGCGGTAGTTTCGAACTCGATACAAAAACCATTGCGGTTACCGATTTAACGGATAAAGAAACCAATGCAAAACTATTGGGGCACTTAAAAAGTGCTGATTTTTTTGCTGTTGATAAGTTTGATAAAGCTACATTCAATATCACTTCTGCCAAAAGTACAGGTGCAGGAACTTATGATGTTAAAGGAAAACTGACCATTAAAGGCATTACGAATGAAATCAGTTTTCCAGCAACAGTTAAACAAGAAGGTAATAAAGTTACAGCCAATGCAAAAATTACGGTCGATAGAACCAAGTATGATATCAAATTCAGGTCGAAAAGCTTTTTCGAAAACCTGGGCGATAAAGCCATTTATGATGATTTTGAGCTGAATGTACAGCTTGTTGCTAATAATTAA
- a CDS encoding DUF4397 domain-containing protein, with translation MRIYKFPILFFALATTLFASCKKTDYLDINAGDRPALSAKVKFINARQSTVAVNFWDFTRKVTATALQRNTATGYLDTQFGKVQFNLTEGTEASYKASYIFGGSANFVQETNSASFAGPNGPIANFAHSLFTVKKRLTSTLNPGNIDSLILVYDDLTLPASGKAKIRFANFSPDAPKVDLTYAAGTEIFAGVAYGNFGNQAVIPYISGKAPATIEGLTWKTLGPFKEIDAGTNLSLVVKDNTTKAAIPLTNSALNAITFEAGKIYTVYINGTVGGAPGITATIITHN, from the coding sequence ATGAGAATTTATAAATTTCCAATATTATTTTTTGCACTAGCCACTACTTTGTTTGCTTCCTGCAAAAAAACAGATTATCTCGATATAAATGCTGGCGACAGACCCGCTTTAAGTGCTAAGGTGAAGTTTATCAATGCCAGACAATCAACCGTAGCTGTTAATTTTTGGGATTTTACCCGAAAAGTTACCGCAACCGCACTTCAACGGAATACGGCTACTGGTTATCTCGATACCCAGTTCGGAAAAGTACAGTTCAACCTCACCGAAGGAACCGAAGCTTCGTACAAGGCCTCATACATTTTCGGAGGCAGTGCAAATTTTGTACAGGAAACAAATTCAGCATCCTTTGCTGGTCCAAATGGACCTATTGCCAATTTTGCGCACAGTTTGTTCACGGTTAAAAAAAGATTAACCAGTACCTTAAATCCAGGTAATATTGATAGTTTGATCCTCGTTTATGATGATCTTACGCTTCCTGCATCGGGAAAAGCCAAAATTAGGTTTGCCAATTTTTCGCCAGATGCACCAAAAGTTGACCTTACTTATGCCGCAGGTACAGAAATATTTGCAGGTGTAGCTTATGGCAATTTTGGTAACCAAGCCGTCATTCCTTACATCTCTGGAAAAGCGCCTGCTACTATTGAAGGTTTAACGTGGAAAACACTAGGGCCTTTTAAAGAAATCGATGCGGGTACAAACCTAAGTCTAGTTGTTAAAGATAATACGACTAAGGCAGCTATTCCTTTAACAAACAGTGCTTTAAACGCCATTACTTTCGAGGCCGGGAAAATTTATACGGTTTATATTAACGGTACAGTAGGGGGAGCACCTGGTATTACTGCTACCATAATTACGCACAATTAA
- a CDS encoding TonB-dependent receptor has product MKIKLLLILLLTTVAYSKLAAQQKIITGVVVSAENKTPLPGVSVKIKGLDGSTVTDKDGVFKISTKNGRFIEVSYIGYKTATIEIGSSTKLNVSLEQADNTLTELQIVGSRNANRTKLNSPVPVDVIDLKTLQQTSPQASVTQLLQYVSPSFHSSVSGGGDAASATSTVQLKGLGVDQVLVLVNGKRRHKSSNISWGGLGNGATGYDLNAIPVGSIDRIEILRDGAAAQYGSDAIAGVINVVLKNTADEITASTIESIRRRGDGLTTRTNANIGLKLGAKGFLNITGEYATQAVSLPSGNYSDGIYIGPAYGGGANTRGFDQIYTKEIDDAIIASRGIDRHYFDQRGSTNKSKDGLLSFNAGIPLKDGFEVYSFGGISHRNSQFTAVYRLPGWTERNNTFVYPDGFLPAMDNIITDQSLAIGVKGKISGWNFDVSNVYGRNAFDNIISNTLNASLGQKTPRTFNAGSYNASQNSGSLDFSRKFDKVLNGLNVAFGGQYRVETYQIIAGEEGSYSKADLSPIYSIGYTTGGIPYFVAAGSTPLNGLSPGSQIHAGFRPSNEVNVKRSISAAYADLELNVTDKWLLSGAVRVENYSDFGSVTTYKAASRYGFAKWLAVRGGFNTGFRAPDLAQFYYTETSTTFQNGVAIDQVTANNVNPATKALGIPSLQPEKSKGYSAGLTSQPIQNVELTVDAYQIDIKDRVGNTGRFSATDVNLPADVRALFVQTGTVQAKFFYNSFSTRTRGIEFTGSYRFLLPNGGNVAFLAGANLQKTTLTKVNTPKGLEAYRYIIFDESEEVRVTRSIPKTKITLQGTYNINKFNFLLRSVYFGSVSAVSQLNASFPKPDYYYQTYSPIWITDISAGYRITPVLQATVGVNNLFNVLGDYSIPAPGSNITRTNSPSAAQSGTSTGLQPFIRLSATFK; this is encoded by the coding sequence ATGAAGATAAAACTACTTTTAATATTGCTGTTAACTACAGTCGCTTACTCCAAATTAGCCGCTCAGCAAAAAATCATCACGGGGGTGGTTGTTTCTGCAGAAAATAAAACGCCATTACCAGGAGTATCTGTAAAGATCAAAGGGCTCGATGGTTCTACCGTTACCGATAAGGATGGAGTATTTAAAATTTCTACCAAAAACGGGCGATTTATCGAGGTTTCTTATATCGGTTATAAAACCGCTACCATCGAAATTGGATCCTCTACGAAATTGAACGTTTCGCTCGAACAGGCCGATAACACTTTAACCGAATTGCAGATTGTAGGTTCAAGGAATGCCAATCGTACCAAACTCAATTCGCCTGTTCCAGTTGATGTGATCGATTTAAAAACATTACAACAGACCTCCCCACAGGCCAGCGTAACGCAATTACTCCAGTATGTTTCGCCATCTTTTCACTCTTCGGTTTCGGGTGGTGGTGATGCCGCATCGGCAACTTCTACCGTGCAGTTAAAAGGACTGGGGGTAGACCAGGTGTTGGTTTTGGTAAATGGTAAAAGAAGACATAAAAGCTCCAACATCAGTTGGGGTGGTTTGGGCAATGGCGCTACAGGATATGACCTGAATGCCATCCCGGTGGGATCGATAGATCGTATCGAAATTTTACGCGATGGTGCTGCGGCCCAATACGGATCGGATGCCATTGCTGGGGTAATCAACGTGGTATTGAAAAATACTGCCGATGAAATTACCGCAAGTACCATTGAAAGTATCCGGCGTAGAGGTGATGGATTAACCACCAGGACCAATGCCAATATCGGACTTAAATTAGGTGCAAAAGGTTTTCTAAACATCACCGGCGAATATGCTACACAGGCAGTATCGCTTCCTTCTGGCAATTACTCAGATGGAATATACATTGGTCCGGCTTATGGCGGAGGAGCAAACACGCGGGGTTTCGATCAGATTTACACCAAAGAAATTGATGATGCTATTATTGCCAGTCGAGGCATTGATCGCCACTATTTTGATCAGCGTGGCTCGACGAATAAATCAAAAGATGGTTTGTTATCGTTCAATGCCGGAATTCCCTTGAAAGATGGTTTTGAAGTGTACTCATTTGGTGGAATCAGCCACCGAAATTCGCAGTTTACAGCTGTTTACCGTTTGCCAGGATGGACAGAAAGGAACAATACTTTTGTTTATCCAGATGGATTTTTGCCGGCTATGGATAACATCATTACTGATCAATCTTTGGCAATAGGTGTAAAAGGCAAGATAAGTGGATGGAATTTTGATGTCTCGAATGTGTACGGTAGAAATGCTTTTGATAATATTATCAGCAATACGCTGAATGCCAGTTTAGGTCAAAAAACACCGCGTACTTTTAATGCAGGTAGCTATAACGCTTCACAGAATAGCGGAAGTTTAGATTTTTCGAGGAAATTTGATAAAGTGCTTAACGGATTAAACGTTGCCTTTGGTGGTCAGTACCGTGTAGAAACCTATCAGATTATTGCAGGTGAAGAAGGTTCTTATTCGAAAGCAGATTTAAGCCCCATTTATTCTATTGGTTATACTACAGGCGGAATACCATATTTTGTAGCTGCCGGAAGTACTCCATTAAATGGGCTTTCACCAGGTTCGCAGATCCATGCTGGTTTCAGACCTTCCAATGAAGTAAATGTAAAACGTTCTATTTCTGCGGCTTATGCGGATCTCGAACTGAATGTAACCGATAAATGGCTTTTATCAGGCGCAGTAAGGGTAGAAAATTATTCTGATTTTGGTAGTGTAACTACCTATAAAGCAGCAAGCCGATATGGTTTTGCAAAATGGTTAGCCGTTCGAGGTGGTTTTAATACCGGTTTCAGGGCTCCCGATCTGGCACAGTTTTATTATACCGAAACTTCTACTACCTTTCAGAATGGTGTAGCAATTGATCAGGTTACGGCAAACAATGTTAATCCTGCAACAAAGGCTTTGGGCATTCCGTCGCTTCAACCCGAAAAATCGAAAGGTTATTCTGCTGGATTAACTTCACAGCCAATCCAAAATGTTGAATTGACAGTTGATGCTTATCAGATTGATATTAAAGACCGTGTAGGGAATACCGGACGTTTTTCTGCAACGGACGTTAACTTACCTGCCGATGTAAGGGCATTGTTTGTACAGACGGGTACTGTACAGGCCAAGTTCTTTTATAATTCTTTTAGCACCAGAACGAGGGGAATTGAATTTACAGGAAGTTACCGCTTTTTGCTCCCTAATGGAGGTAATGTAGCTTTTTTAGCTGGGGCAAACCTGCAGAAAACTACTTTAACAAAAGTAAACACACCGAAGGGGCTTGAAGCTTATCGCTATATCATTTTTGACGAAAGTGAAGAGGTTCGGGTAACGCGCAGTATTCCAAAAACCAAGATCACCCTTCAGGGAACATATAATATTAATAAGTTTAACTTTTTATTACGCAGCGTATATTTTGGTTCTGTATCGGCAGTGAGCCAATTGAATGCCAGTTTTCCTAAACCTGATTATTATTATCAAACCTATAGCCCGATCTGGATTACCGATATTTCTGCAGGTTACAGGATTACCCCGGTATTGCAGGCTACTGTTGGTGTAAATAATCTGTTCAATGTGCTTGGCGATTATTCTATTCCTGCTCCTGGAAGCAATATTACCAGAACAAATTCACCGAGTGCTGCACAATCGGGTACCAGCACAGGTTTACAACCATTTATCAGGCTTTCGGCCACTTTTAAATAA
- a CDS encoding cytochrome-c peroxidase — protein sequence MKRSKLIIPLSLIVLVILMAGFGADDPAVINSKERLGEKLFFDPILSKDKSISCASCHKPEFAFADTSAVSLGVGGTKGTRNSPSVTNLSGRPNLFWDGRAASLEDQALQPIINPVEMNLPIADAIDRLQKDKDYTVLFQKIFNSPPTQKNLLLAIASFERTLETANSPYDRYINGDDKAISENAKRGRMLFIGKANCNNCHSGEDFTADRFKGIGLFNELELKDQGRFEVTHNPEHKGHFKIPGLRNVGITAPYMHNGMFKTLKEVIQYYNNPDAVIKNGKNRDLSLNKPLGLSETEINDIEAFLLSLTDDRFKNKND from the coding sequence ATGAAAAGAAGCAAACTCATAATTCCCCTAAGCCTTATCGTGTTAGTGATCCTAATGGCGGGCTTCGGTGCAGACGATCCAGCTGTAATTAACAGCAAAGAACGTTTGGGCGAAAAACTGTTTTTTGATCCGATCCTTTCTAAAGATAAAAGCATTAGTTGCGCCTCTTGCCATAAACCAGAGTTTGCTTTTGCAGACACCAGCGCCGTGAGTTTAGGCGTAGGGGGAACCAAAGGAACGCGTAATTCGCCGTCGGTAACTAATCTTTCAGGCAGGCCAAACTTATTTTGGGATGGCAGAGCTGCTTCTTTGGAAGATCAGGCTTTGCAGCCCATCATCAATCCGGTAGAAATGAACCTGCCCATTGCCGATGCCATTGATCGCTTGCAAAAAGATAAGGATTATACAGTGTTATTCCAGAAGATTTTCAATTCTCCGCCTACACAAAAGAATTTGCTACTGGCCATTGCCTCTTTCGAAAGAACGTTAGAAACCGCAAACAGCCCTTACGATCGGTATATTAATGGTGATGACAAAGCCATATCTGAAAATGCAAAGCGAGGCAGAATGTTGTTCATCGGAAAAGCCAATTGTAACAATTGCCATTCGGGCGAAGATTTTACCGCCGACCGTTTTAAAGGAATTGGGTTATTTAATGAATTAGAGCTAAAAGACCAAGGCAGATTTGAGGTAACACACAACCCTGAGCATAAAGGGCATTTTAAAATACCTGGTTTAAGGAACGTTGGCATTACGGCACCATACATGCACAATGGAATGTTTAAAACACTAAAAGAAGTAATCCAATATTACAATAACCCAGATGCGGTAATCAAAAATGGGAAAAACAGGGATCTTTCTTTAAATAAACCGTTAGGCTTGAGCGAAACTGAAATAAACGATATAGAGGCTTTTTTGCTTTCGCTGACCGATGATAGATTCAAAAACAAAAATGATTAA